The following DNA comes from Sinorhizobium mexicanum.
CGTATCGGCACCGCCGAAGAAGAAGCGAGCCGTGAAGTTCCCAAGAAGCAGCAATTGCCTGGGCTCGGCGAGTGCGATCTGCCGCTCGATGAAGGGTCGGCAGATATCCGCCTCGCGGCCGGAAGGCACGCGATTTCCGGGCGGACGCCAGGGTACGACATTGGTCAGCAGCACGTCCTGCCTGGCAAGGCCGATTCCAAAAAGCATGCGCTCGAGCATTTCACCCAGCCTGCCCGCGAATGGCTGCCCATCGCGATCGTCATCCGCATAGGGCATCGGTCCGATGATCATGATCCCGGAAGCGGGATCGCCCTCGACGAAGACGAGATTGCGGGCACTGTTCTTCAGATTGCAATGATTGAAGGATTCCATTGCGGTTCTGAGTTCCGGCAGCGAGCGCGCTGTTTCCGCCGCGAATCGGGCCTCCTTGACGGCTTGCTCGTCGGGAACCGCAACGGGCGGAGGGGAGGCTGCCGGTGCCGCAGGAGCGGCATTGCGGGACTGGGCGGGTGCTGCTGGCTGCGCTGCTGCACCTTGCCTTTGCCCGGTGCCAATCGGCTCGCTTTGCGGCGCGCGGCGCGCCTCCGCGCGCTTCGCCTTTATCGCCTCGAATTCTGCGAACCGGTCGACGGCTTCGTCCTCGAGCAGCCATTCGACGCCTGCATCCGCGTGGAAGGCGAGAAGGGCGGCAAGCTCTGCAGGGGAAAGTTCGTTGGCCGGGATCATGACGCGAATTTAGCAGATCGGCGGGAGCGGTCCAGCGGCATCAGGCGGCTTCGGCGGTCCAGGTCGCGATGTCCTGCCGCTCGCCGATCAGTGCCAGCCCGTGCGCGATCGACAGGAGCTCTCCGCCGCTTTCGATCTTTGTCCGCTCAAAGCGGTTGTCGAAGATCCGCCTTACCGCCGGCACGAAGGACGTGCCGCCGGTGAGGAAGACCTTGTCGATCGTTGCCGGCGCCGTCTCCGTTTTTTGAAGCACCTCATCGAGTGCCTGTTCGATGCGGGCAAGGTCAGGCGCGATCCAGGTCTCGAAGTCGGCGCGCCGAACCGTCCTGCGCGCCCGCTCGCCGAGTGGCGCAAAGAAGAACTCGGTTTCCTCTGCCTGCGACAGCCGCATCTTGGTCGCTGAAATCGCCTGGTAGAGCGGGTATCCCTCGTCGTGCTCGATCAGTTCCACGAAGGCTTCGAGCTTTTCCGGCTCAAGGCTCGCCCGGACAAGTTTCTTCAACTCGGAAAAGTCCTTCAGCGTCTTGAAGATCGAGAGCTGGTTCCAACGGCCGAAATTGGCGTAGTAGCTCGACGGCACTTCAAGGAGCTTGTCGAAGCTCTTGAACAGACTCCCCTTTCCGATGAGCGGCGAGACGATATTGTCGATGATGCGGAAATCAAAATGATCGCCGGCGATGCCGACGCCGGAATGCCCGACCGGCGTCGCCGTCAACCGGCCGCCCTCGCTCTCGAAGCGGATGATTGAATAGTCGGTGGTGCCGCCGCCGAAATCGGCGACGAGCACCGTCGCATCCCTGTCTAGCGTCCGTGCAAAATAGAAGGCGGCCGCGACCGGTTCGTAGACATAGTGGATTTCCGGAAAGTCGAAGCGTGCGAGGGCGCGATTGTAGCGTTCCAGAGCCAGCTTTTCGTCGGGTTTGGCGCCTGCAAACTGCACCGGACGGCCGACGACGATCCGTCTCAGCTCGCTGCTCCAGTCGCTGCCCGCATAGTCCCTCAACCGCGCGAGGAACGCGTACATGAGGTCTTCGAAATCGTGCCGCTTGGCAAAGACCAGCGTGCCCTGGAACAACGAACTCGCGGCAAAGGTCTTGATCGACTGGAGGAAGCGGCACTCGCCGGGATTGTCGATGAATTCCCGGATCGCCGCCTGGCCTGCTTCGATTTGCAACGGCGCGCGCTCTGCTTTCTTCAGGAACGAAAGTGCCGTGCGCGTTGTGTCCGATTTGCCTGCCGGGCTTTCGACAACGACGGAGCGGGTCGATGTGCCCTGTGACAATGCCAGCACGGAATTGGTGGTGCCGAAATCGAGGCCGAGGGCGGATGCCATGACTTTCTCCGTATGTCGTGCAGTCCGAAAAAATGTGGACGGTTTTCCGGCGTTGCGCTGAAGGGAAGGGCGCGCCTCCTCGCATGCGGGTGCGGCAAAAGCAAGCCGTCTTGTCTATCGGGATTGACATCGATACTGACGTTTACGTCAAGGTAATATACGCCGCGTGTGGTAGACTCATGAAGTTATGCGCAAATGCGGAGATAGTCTGTCGCATCCCGGCTCGACAATTCCGGCCGTATTTGCCATGAGGGGATGGTTGGCTTGGGAACAGAACCGGCGGAAGACCGGCGACACTGGAGAGCATGAGAATGACCGAGGCGATGGAACTGCCAGAACGCGAGAGCATGGA
Coding sequences within:
- a CDS encoding Hsp70 family protein translates to MASALGLDFGTTNSVLALSQGTSTRSVVVESPAGKSDTTRTALSFLKKAERAPLQIEAGQAAIREFIDNPGECRFLQSIKTFAASSLFQGTLVFAKRHDFEDLMYAFLARLRDYAGSDWSSELRRIVVGRPVQFAGAKPDEKLALERYNRALARFDFPEIHYVYEPVAAAFYFARTLDRDATVLVADFGGGTTDYSIIRFESEGGRLTATPVGHSGVGIAGDHFDFRIIDNIVSPLIGKGSLFKSFDKLLEVPSSYYANFGRWNQLSIFKTLKDFSELKKLVRASLEPEKLEAFVELIEHDEGYPLYQAISATKMRLSQAEETEFFFAPLGERARRTVRRADFETWIAPDLARIEQALDEVLQKTETAPATIDKVFLTGGTSFVPAVRRIFDNRFERTKIESGGELLSIAHGLALIGERQDIATWTAEAA
- a CDS encoding uracil-DNA glycosylase, producing the protein MIPANELSPAELAALLAFHADAGVEWLLEDEAVDRFAEFEAIKAKRAEARRAPQSEPIGTGQRQGAAAQPAAPAQSRNAAPAAPAASPPPVAVPDEQAVKEARFAAETARSLPELRTAMESFNHCNLKNSARNLVFVEGDPASGIMIIGPMPYADDDRDGQPFAGRLGEMLERMLFGIGLARQDVLLTNVVPWRPPGNRVPSGREADICRPFIERQIALAEPRQLLLLGNFTARFFFGGADTIHQLRGEWRVLSAGGHRVPALATLHPQDLVTAPVNKRFAWQDLLVFKAKINGR